From a region of the Halobacteriovorax sp. HLS genome:
- the sufB gene encoding Fe-S cluster assembly protein SufB: MSEELTSQEYKYGFYTDIETEEFPKGLDENIVRLISAKKEEPEWLLEYRLKAFRLWKTMTPPNWAKLEIPEIDFEDLYYYAAPKKSTSIESLDELDPELLATFEKLGIPLSEQKRISGVAVDAVFDSVSVGTTYREDLEKVGVIFCSISEAVKEYPELVKKYLGTVVPPADNFYAALNAAVFSDGSFVYIPEGVTCPMDLSTYFRINAKETGQFERTLVVADKGSYVNYLEGCTAPQRDENQLHAAIVELIALDDAEIKYSTVQNWYAGNKEGKGGIYNFVTKRGNCLGRNSKISWTQVEAGSAITWKYPGCNLIGDNSQGAFYSVALTNNMMQADTGTKMIHIGKNTKSTIISKGISAEQSENNYRGLVKVMPSATGARNYSQCDSMLVGDKCSANTFPYIDVKNNTATVEHEASTSKISEDQLFYLQQRGMDMEKCISMIVNGFCSDVFKELPLEFSVEAVKLIEMKLENSIG; this comes from the coding sequence ATGAGTGAAGAACTTACCTCTCAAGAATACAAATACGGCTTCTATACAGATATAGAAACTGAAGAGTTTCCAAAAGGTTTGGATGAAAATATTGTTCGTCTAATTTCTGCAAAAAAAGAAGAACCTGAATGGTTACTAGAGTATAGACTCAAAGCATTTAGATTATGGAAAACTATGACTCCTCCAAACTGGGCGAAGCTAGAAATTCCAGAAATAGATTTCGAAGATCTCTACTACTACGCTGCTCCTAAGAAATCGACTAGTATTGAAAGCCTAGATGAACTTGATCCCGAACTACTTGCGACTTTTGAAAAACTAGGAATACCTCTTTCGGAACAAAAGAGAATCTCTGGTGTCGCAGTTGATGCTGTTTTTGACTCTGTATCTGTAGGAACAACATACAGAGAAGATCTCGAAAAAGTGGGTGTTATTTTCTGTTCGATTTCAGAAGCTGTTAAAGAATACCCTGAGCTCGTTAAGAAATATCTTGGAACAGTTGTTCCTCCTGCTGATAATTTCTATGCAGCTCTAAACGCGGCAGTATTTTCAGATGGATCATTTGTCTACATCCCTGAGGGAGTGACTTGTCCGATGGACCTTTCCACTTACTTTAGAATTAACGCGAAAGAAACGGGTCAGTTTGAAAGAACTCTAGTAGTCGCTGACAAAGGAAGTTATGTTAATTATCTTGAAGGTTGTACAGCTCCACAAAGAGATGAGAATCAACTTCATGCGGCCATCGTTGAGCTAATTGCATTAGATGATGCTGAGATAAAGTATTCAACAGTCCAAAACTGGTATGCTGGAAATAAAGAAGGTAAAGGTGGTATTTATAACTTCGTTACCAAAAGAGGAAATTGCTTAGGAAGAAATTCAAAGATTTCTTGGACTCAAGTAGAGGCCGGCTCAGCAATTACTTGGAAGTATCCTGGATGTAATCTCATCGGGGACAATTCTCAAGGGGCTTTTTACTCAGTCGCTCTTACTAATAATATGATGCAAGCTGATACTGGAACAAAGATGATTCATATCGGTAAGAATACTAAGAGTACTATTATCTCTAAAGGAATCTCTGCTGAACAATCAGAAAATAATTACCGTGGTCTTGTAAAAGTTATGCCTTCTGCTACCGGCGCAAGAAATTACTCTCAATGTGATTCTATGTTGGTTGGTGATAAATGTTCGGCAAATACATTTCCGTATATTGATGTAAAGAATAATACTGCAACAGTTGAGCACGAAGCTTCAACTTCAAAAATAAGCGAAGACCAACTCTTCTACTTACAACAACGTGGTATGGATATGGAAAAATGTATATCTATGATAGTTAACGGATTCTGTTCAGATGTCTTTAAAGAGTTACCTCTTGAATTCTCTGTTGAGGCCGTAAAATTAATTGAAATGAAATTAGAAAACTCTATTGGTTAG
- the sufD gene encoding Fe-S cluster assembly protein SufD, which produces MNINEITNNYISDLEAIAKTSSQKSSLELFKEIGLPHTKMEDWIYTKLTDVLPTNYKKVSKTTILKDVKVVGKYQIVTLNGKVSVADSFLPDEIKLNLIELDEEDANDDKKDIFARINGASCDEVISLEIPKNYICDDVITLVHLSDFEGEFSNPRIHVTAAELSECTLVEVFTGADELKYNVNAVSNFKVLAGAKLTHTKVQIDGKSAFHVNSVNADVHRDAHFNSFTFTTGAKKSRNNLTVRLQQENATCSVDGLYALNGDQHSDNFSLIAHIKPHTESSQLFKGVLNGSSRGVFTGKVLVCRDAQQVSSEQLNKNLLLSKKSHADTRPQLEVYADDVKCAHGATVGQMSDEEAFYLQSRGLSKERAQKLLIHAFCSEAIAKVNNEKVETYLSEILFESFEKEVFETLEQGQ; this is translated from the coding sequence ATGAATATAAATGAAATAACAAATAACTATATAAGTGATCTAGAAGCAATTGCGAAAACTTCTTCGCAAAAGTCATCACTAGAGCTTTTTAAAGAAATCGGTCTTCCTCATACAAAAATGGAAGATTGGATTTACACAAAACTAACAGATGTACTTCCTACGAATTATAAAAAAGTAAGTAAGACTACTATTTTAAAAGATGTCAAAGTTGTAGGTAAGTATCAAATTGTCACACTTAATGGAAAAGTCTCCGTGGCAGACTCCTTTCTTCCAGATGAAATTAAATTAAATCTCATCGAACTAGACGAAGAAGATGCTAATGATGACAAGAAAGATATTTTTGCTCGTATTAATGGAGCAAGCTGCGATGAAGTGATATCACTAGAAATTCCTAAGAATTATATATGCGATGACGTAATCACTCTAGTTCACTTATCAGACTTTGAAGGTGAATTCTCAAACCCAAGAATTCATGTAACAGCTGCAGAACTTAGTGAATGTACACTAGTTGAAGTTTTTACTGGAGCAGATGAGCTTAAGTATAATGTTAACGCTGTTTCTAATTTCAAAGTTCTGGCAGGAGCTAAGTTAACTCATACTAAAGTACAAATAGATGGTAAGAGTGCATTTCACGTCAATAGTGTGAATGCAGATGTTCACAGAGATGCTCATTTTAACTCTTTCACTTTTACAACAGGTGCTAAGAAATCAAGAAATAATCTAACTGTAAGATTACAACAAGAAAATGCAACTTGTAGTGTGGATGGTCTCTATGCACTTAATGGTGATCAACATAGCGACAACTTCTCTCTCATTGCACATATTAAGCCACACACAGAAAGCTCACAGCTCTTTAAAGGTGTTTTAAATGGTAGCTCGCGTGGAGTATTCACAGGAAAAGTTCTTGTTTGCAGAGATGCTCAACAGGTTTCTTCAGAGCAGCTTAACAAGAACCTTTTACTTTCAAAGAAGTCCCATGCAGACACGAGACCTCAACTTGAGGTTTATGCAGATGATGTAAAGTGTGCTCACGGAGCAACTGTAGGCCAGATGAGTGACGAAGAAGCTTTCTACCTACAATCAAGAGGTCTCTCAAAAGAAAGAGCACAAAAGCTTCTAATCCACGCATTTTGTTCTGAAGCAATTGCAAAGGTAAATAACGAAAAAGTTGAGACTTACCTTTCAGAAATTCTTTTTGAATCATTCGAAAAAGAAGTTTTTGAAACACTAGAACAAGGTCAATAA
- a CDS encoding rhomboid family intramembrane serine protease encodes MIAFASLADKKLADEICKEISKQGILYRIDYDPSTNQYILLVDKEENIGVALDIYRVMLGLPRQFEQSEEWSKIQSVSMGPVTMVVVAFCIGIFILGDYKIVPELYTLMQLSPDFFTDFNIMNVWKLVTPVFIHFGIIHILFNMMWMKDLGKVVEAQRGGNFLIFFIFLVGAFSNAAQFFSIGPNFGGMSGVIYGLLGYLWMNKRFNKNSEYSLAKQDIYIMVGWFFLCLSGALSFSIANMAHAMGLSLGMLVGIFFGMSESKEEKQWTAVAGYFVFALALPIFTQFIELFKLSMKSGA; translated from the coding sequence ATGATAGCTTTTGCCTCTTTGGCCGATAAGAAATTGGCCGACGAAATTTGTAAGGAAATTTCTAAACAAGGAATCCTGTATAGAATAGATTACGATCCGAGTACTAATCAGTATATTTTATTGGTTGATAAAGAAGAAAATATTGGTGTCGCTTTAGACATTTATCGAGTAATGCTTGGTTTACCAAGGCAGTTTGAGCAATCTGAAGAATGGTCTAAGATTCAGTCGGTAAGCATGGGGCCTGTAACTATGGTCGTTGTTGCATTTTGTATTGGGATTTTTATTTTAGGAGATTATAAGATTGTTCCTGAACTCTACACGCTAATGCAACTAAGTCCGGATTTTTTTACAGATTTTAATATCATGAATGTCTGGAAGCTGGTGACTCCTGTTTTTATTCACTTTGGTATCATACATATTCTATTTAATATGATGTGGATGAAAGACCTTGGAAAAGTAGTAGAAGCACAAAGAGGTGGAAACTTTCTAATTTTCTTTATTTTTCTTGTAGGGGCCTTCTCTAATGCTGCTCAGTTCTTTAGTATTGGACCAAACTTCGGTGGTATGAGTGGAGTTATTTACGGTCTACTAGGATACTTATGGATGAATAAGAGATTTAATAAGAATTCTGAATATAGTTTGGCCAAGCAAGATATCTACATCATGGTTGGATGGTTTTTCTTGTGCTTATCCGGAGCTTTGAGTTTTTCTATTGCAAATATGGCGCATGCAATGGGTTTAAGCTTGGGTATGCTAGTAGGTATTTTCTTTGGAATGAGCGAGTCAAAAGAAGAAAAGCAGTGGACTGCGGTAGCGGGATACTTTGTATTTGCTCTAGCATTACCAATATTCACACAATTTATAGAACTCTTCAAACTTTCCATGAAATCGGGTGCTTAG
- the hemF gene encoding oxygen-dependent coproporphyrinogen oxidase — MLEQLKDEFVKHVRGLQDEITAKMHEIDAKLELQEDLWEREDYESNPGGGGITRAFTGDIFENAGVNTSVVHGAISPEFAKKIGSSDARMWASGISLIIHPKNPKVPTCHANFRMIQAGDKFWFGGGADLTPFYPIEEDFEYFHGVWKEACDPYGIYQEFKDKCDDYFVNKHRNNEMRGVGGIFFDHYNTGDTEADFKMVKDLSNQFIRSYFPIVEKRLNEKFDSEDEDFQLHRRGRYVEFNLLHDRGTMFGLQSNGRTDSILISLPARVKYSYRYAPKKGSAHEKMMEYYFPKAWV; from the coding sequence ATGCTTGAACAATTAAAAGATGAATTTGTTAAACATGTTCGCGGCTTACAGGATGAAATAACTGCAAAAATGCACGAAATTGACGCTAAATTAGAGCTTCAAGAGGATTTGTGGGAAAGAGAGGATTATGAGTCAAACCCTGGGGGAGGAGGTATTACACGTGCCTTTACGGGGGATATCTTTGAAAATGCAGGGGTTAATACATCTGTCGTTCATGGGGCAATTTCGCCAGAATTTGCTAAGAAGATTGGAAGTAGTGATGCCAGAATGTGGGCCAGCGGTATTTCTTTGATTATTCATCCAAAGAATCCAAAAGTTCCGACTTGTCATGCGAACTTTAGAATGATTCAGGCCGGGGATAAGTTCTGGTTCGGTGGAGGGGCAGATTTGACTCCTTTTTACCCAATTGAAGAAGATTTTGAGTACTTTCATGGTGTGTGGAAAGAAGCATGTGACCCTTACGGTATTTATCAAGAGTTCAAAGATAAGTGTGATGATTACTTTGTAAATAAGCACAGAAATAATGAAATGCGTGGAGTGGGAGGAATCTTCTTTGATCACTATAATACTGGTGATACTGAGGCCGACTTTAAAATGGTCAAAGATTTGTCTAATCAGTTCATAAGATCTTATTTTCCAATTGTAGAGAAGAGATTGAATGAAAAATTCGATTCAGAAGATGAGGACTTCCAACTTCATAGAAGAGGAAGATATGTAGAGTTTAATCTGTTGCACGATCGTGGAACAATGTTTGGTCTTCAATCTAATGGACGAACTGATTCTATTTTAATTTCTCTACCTGCAAGAGTGAAATATTCTTATAGGTATGCTCCTAAGAAAGGTTCGGCCCATGAGAAAATGATGGAGTATTATTTCCCGAAGGCATGGGTTTAG
- a CDS encoding Rrf2 family transcriptional regulator, with translation MLKVNKKLEYALMALKFMADKNSEQLTSAREICDKFKTPFDTTAKVMQTMNSHGILKSVKGIKGGYTLARELSTLSYLELAKVIEGKELGTVCQTNKGLCELHGDCNIVNPMITLGEKLNYFLSTLSIQELLFSNEFCKDKGPCPIESVTKTLQINGLKL, from the coding sequence GTGTTAAAAGTAAATAAGAAGCTCGAATATGCTTTGATGGCCCTGAAATTTATGGCCGACAAAAATAGTGAGCAACTCACAAGCGCGAGAGAAATCTGCGACAAGTTTAAGACACCATTTGATACTACTGCAAAAGTTATGCAGACAATGAACTCACACGGCATCTTAAAATCAGTCAAAGGAATTAAAGGTGGCTACACTCTAGCAAGAGAGCTCTCCACTTTAAGCTACCTCGAACTAGCAAAAGTAATTGAAGGAAAGGAATTAGGTACAGTTTGCCAAACTAACAAAGGCCTATGTGAACTACATGGTGATTGCAATATTGTTAACCCAATGATCACTTTAGGAGAAAAACTAAACTACTTCCTAAGCACACTCTCTATTCAAGAACTACTTTTTAGTAATGAATTTTGCAAAGACAAAGGGCCATGCCCAATAGAATCAGTAACCAAGACCCTACAGATAAATGGATTAAAATTATGA
- a CDS encoding NifU family protein: MENLEIMIQPTPNPNALKFILDKPVKKEGNSSYRSPMECGENNLAMTLFTVRGVDQLHFYDNVITITKFGYEDWDAMEPNIIDFIKAEYPNHNPDYFDPDPEAERRRSLSPELTKIEEILDKTIRPGLQGDGGDIQTISLEDNILLVQYQGACGTCPSSTTGTLEAIKGILRDEYHPEIDVYIAPSY, encoded by the coding sequence ATGGAAAACCTGGAAATCATGATCCAGCCTACGCCAAACCCAAATGCTCTTAAGTTTATTTTGGATAAGCCTGTAAAGAAAGAAGGAAACTCAAGCTACAGATCTCCTATGGAGTGTGGTGAAAACAACTTAGCAATGACTCTTTTCACTGTTCGTGGTGTTGACCAACTTCACTTCTACGACAACGTTATTACGATAACAAAATTTGGTTATGAAGACTGGGATGCTATGGAGCCAAATATAATAGACTTCATTAAGGCCGAATACCCTAATCATAATCCTGACTACTTTGACCCTGATCCTGAAGCAGAAAGAAGAAGGTCTCTTTCTCCTGAATTAACTAAGATCGAAGAGATCTTAGATAAGACAATACGCCCAGGGCTCCAAGGAGATGGTGGTGATATCCAAACAATTTCACTAGAAGACAATATTCTCCTTGTTCAATATCAAGGTGCTTGTGGTACTTGTCCATCTTCGACAACTGGTACTCTTGAAGCAATTAAAGGAATACTAAGAGATGAGTATCATCCTGAGATTGATGTCTACATAGCCCCAAGCTATTAA
- the argS gene encoding arginine--tRNA ligase, whose translation MTVLHNTILKEIAQNIENSLKENFPDAALTIDSIYKLISLAPNMKMGHIAFPCFPLAKETKMAPNMISGKLAESISANGIIQEAKSVGPYLNFFINPAHFSKLLTEEIISGEFFKKELCSERPKTMIEYSQPNTHKEMHVGHMRNLCLGNALVRIKKYANQDVVAVTYPGDSGTHVAKCLWYLKYHNKEAVPETDKGSWLGKIYTRANLLLEDQLGSDQEEQNRAQLTAILKELESESGEYFDLWKETRQWSLDLMKSTYKWADVEFDRWFFESEVDTPSLELVKDLYKQGKLIKDDGAVGMNLEEDKLGFCILIKSDGTGLYATKDVALAVKKFEEYGIENNIYIVDTRQSFHFAQVFKVLEKIGFEQAKNCHHLQYNFVELPDGAMSSRKGNIVPLMDLISQMQSHIKKEYLEKYAGDWSEEEINSTAQKIARGAINYGMTRFDNNRKIVFDMKEWLKLDGETGPYLQYVYARINSLCEKLGYSAQLKPDFSQLSQDSEIALLLKCSAFNDIVVQCHEKNSPTALCSYLFELGKLFNSFYAECSISKAETQELKESRLVLAKSVSLIMQNGLGLLGIEAPQRM comes from the coding sequence ATGACTGTTTTACACAATACTATTTTAAAAGAAATCGCCCAAAATATTGAAAATTCACTTAAGGAGAACTTTCCAGATGCGGCGCTAACTATTGATAGTATCTACAAGTTAATTTCTCTAGCTCCAAATATGAAAATGGGTCACATCGCTTTTCCATGTTTTCCACTGGCAAAAGAAACAAAAATGGCCCCTAATATGATTTCCGGGAAACTAGCGGAGTCAATCTCAGCAAATGGGATTATTCAAGAGGCCAAATCAGTTGGGCCATACCTAAACTTCTTTATTAATCCTGCTCACTTTTCAAAGTTATTAACTGAAGAAATAATAAGTGGAGAATTCTTTAAAAAAGAACTGTGTTCTGAACGTCCGAAAACGATGATTGAATACTCTCAACCAAATACACACAAAGAGATGCACGTAGGACATATGAGAAATTTATGTCTTGGAAATGCCCTCGTTAGAATTAAGAAATATGCCAATCAAGATGTTGTAGCTGTTACCTACCCTGGAGACTCTGGAACTCATGTTGCCAAATGTCTCTGGTACTTAAAGTATCACAACAAAGAAGCAGTTCCTGAAACAGATAAAGGTTCATGGCTTGGAAAAATCTACACTAGAGCAAACCTACTACTTGAGGACCAACTAGGTAGTGATCAAGAAGAACAAAACAGAGCACAGCTAACTGCAATTTTAAAAGAGTTAGAAAGTGAATCTGGAGAATACTTTGATCTTTGGAAAGAGACTAGACAATGGTCACTGGATTTAATGAAAAGTACTTACAAATGGGCCGACGTAGAGTTCGACAGATGGTTCTTTGAGTCAGAAGTAGATACTCCTTCGCTTGAGTTAGTTAAAGACTTATATAAGCAAGGAAAACTGATTAAAGATGATGGTGCTGTAGGAATGAACCTTGAAGAAGATAAGCTAGGTTTTTGTATTCTTATCAAATCCGATGGAACAGGTCTCTATGCAACAAAAGACGTTGCTCTTGCTGTAAAGAAGTTTGAAGAGTATGGAATTGAAAACAATATTTATATTGTAGACACTAGACAGTCATTTCACTTTGCACAAGTGTTTAAAGTCTTAGAAAAAATTGGCTTTGAACAGGCCAAAAACTGCCATCACTTACAATACAACTTTGTTGAACTTCCAGACGGTGCTATGAGTTCTCGAAAAGGAAATATAGTTCCTTTGATGGACCTAATTTCCCAAATGCAATCGCATATTAAAAAAGAATACCTAGAAAAGTATGCTGGAGACTGGTCTGAAGAAGAGATTAATTCTACTGCACAAAAGATTGCAAGAGGGGCCATCAATTACGGAATGACTAGATTTGATAATAACCGTAAAATTGTTTTCGACATGAAAGAATGGTTAAAACTAGATGGAGAAACTGGTCCATACCTGCAATATGTATATGCAAGAATTAACTCGCTTTGTGAGAAGCTAGGATATTCAGCGCAACTTAAGCCTGATTTTTCTCAATTATCACAAGATAGTGAAATAGCACTACTACTTAAGTGTTCAGCATTTAATGACATCGTTGTTCAATGTCACGAGAAGAACTCTCCTACTGCCTTATGTTCATACTTATTTGAACTAGGAAAACTCTTTAATAGTTTCTATGCCGAGTGTTCAATTAGCAAAGCTGAAACACAAGAACTTAAAGAGTCTAGACTCGTTCTTGCTAAGTCAGTTAGTTTAATCATGCAAAATGGACTAGGTCTTTTAGGTATTGAAGCTCCTCAAAGAATGTAG
- a CDS encoding sterol desaturase family protein, translating to MKLNISMLLIFYICFKVFIPYELFSIAKLVHDKGIGLLNYFQLTGVGYYVSSVILLDLVIYWQHRLFHTSNFLWRFHRVHHSDKFLDASSAFRFHPIEMFLSFGVKVFFIVALGLSPQGVIVFEVLLSSFAIFNHANLRLSNRLNRHLARFFVTPDFHLVHHSDQRKIHDSNYGSFLSLWDKVFGSYLDSDIYLNDEFVTGLETPTKDKSVKIVSMLKLPFEKL from the coding sequence TTGAAATTAAATATATCGATGCTTCTCATTTTCTATATATGTTTCAAAGTATTTATTCCCTATGAACTTTTTAGTATTGCTAAATTGGTTCATGATAAAGGAATTGGACTGCTTAATTACTTTCAGCTCACTGGTGTAGGATATTATGTCTCTAGTGTTATACTTCTAGACCTTGTCATTTACTGGCAGCACCGTCTGTTTCACACTTCAAATTTTCTATGGAGATTTCACCGTGTACACCATAGTGATAAATTCTTAGATGCTAGTTCTGCGTTTAGATTCCATCCAATAGAGATGTTTCTGTCTTTTGGTGTAAAGGTTTTCTTTATTGTTGCTCTTGGTTTATCTCCACAGGGCGTAATTGTATTTGAAGTCCTGCTCAGCTCATTTGCTATCTTTAACCATGCTAATCTTAGGCTTTCCAATAGATTGAATCGCCATCTCGCTAGGTTCTTTGTTACACCTGATTTTCATCTAGTACATCATAGTGATCAGAGAAAGATTCATGATTCGAATTATGGTTCATTTTTAAGTTTGTGGGACAAGGTCTTTGGAAGTTATCTAGATAGTGATATTTACTTAAACGATGAGTTTGTAACTGGCCTAGAGACTCCAACAAAAGATAAATCTGTAAAGATTGTATCTATGTTGAAGCTTCCTTTTGAAAAATTATAA
- a CDS encoding GNAT family N-acetyltransferase encodes MKVLRINASDTYQIRNQVLRPGKPIDTCHFKNDENEQSFHLGAFIDSQLVSVASFYFEKNKDLAEEYQYRLRGMATLPEHQGKGLSSALLKTAFPIIKQNFCQLLWCNARTTAQGFYQKVGFEKIGSEFDIKDIGPHVLMFKTII; translated from the coding sequence ATGAAAGTTTTAAGAATAAATGCATCTGATACATATCAAATTAGAAATCAGGTTTTAAGACCTGGTAAACCTATCGATACTTGTCACTTTAAAAATGATGAAAACGAACAAAGTTTTCATCTTGGGGCGTTCATAGACTCCCAACTCGTAAGTGTTGCTTCTTTTTATTTTGAAAAAAATAAAGATTTAGCTGAAGAATATCAATACAGATTAAGAGGTATGGCCACTCTACCTGAACATCAAGGTAAAGGGCTAAGCTCAGCACTTTTAAAAACAGCTTTTCCAATTATTAAGCAGAACTTTTGCCAATTACTTTGGTGTAATGCACGCACAACTGCTCAGGGTTTTTATCAAAAAGTTGGATTTGAGAAAATTGGAAGTGAATTTGATATCAAGGATATTGGTCCTCACGTACTCATGTTTAAAACAATTATCTAA
- a CDS encoding aminotransferase class V-fold PLP-dependent enzyme, with the protein MSIFDIDKIRADFPELSRTVHDKPLIYLDNAASTLKCLPVIESINAHYSNEAANIHRGVHYLSEMGTIKYEQTRKSLQSFINAKQEYEVLFTKGTTESINLVAQCYAREFLKAGDEILLSTLEHHSNIVPWQMIAEITGAKVIEIPINDLGEIDQQAYKSLLNEKVKIVSTNHISNSLGTINPIKEMIKLAHDYGAIYFVDAAQSIAHEKVDVQDLDCDFLAFSSHKMFGPTGVGVLYGKEEVLNKMPPYQGGGDMIDIVSFEKTTYNTLPHKFEAGTPHIAGVIALDAAVKYIESIGLEQIKAWEHKLLSYATEEVSKIEGLKIIGTAKHKASVVSFTIDGAHPHDIGTLLDRQGIAVRTGHHCTQPLMKRFNIPATTRASFSIYNTMSEVDQLVAGIIKTKEFL; encoded by the coding sequence ATGAGTATATTTGATATTGATAAAATTCGAGCAGACTTCCCTGAACTCTCTAGAACTGTTCATGACAAGCCATTGATCTATCTAGATAATGCTGCAAGTACTCTTAAGTGCCTTCCGGTCATAGAGTCAATTAACGCTCACTACTCGAATGAGGCCGCTAATATTCATAGAGGTGTTCACTACCTTAGTGAAATGGGTACTATTAAGTATGAACAGACAAGAAAGTCTCTACAAAGCTTTATCAATGCAAAGCAAGAGTATGAAGTACTCTTCACTAAAGGAACCACTGAATCAATTAATTTAGTGGCCCAATGCTACGCCAGAGAGTTTTTAAAAGCTGGTGATGAAATCCTTCTAAGTACCCTAGAACATCATAGCAATATTGTTCCTTGGCAAATGATCGCAGAAATTACTGGTGCAAAAGTTATCGAAATTCCAATAAATGACTTAGGCGAAATTGACCAACAGGCCTACAAATCTCTACTTAATGAGAAAGTTAAAATTGTTTCAACAAACCATATTTCAAACTCTCTAGGAACAATTAATCCAATAAAAGAAATGATTAAACTCGCCCATGACTACGGAGCGATTTACTTCGTGGATGCGGCCCAGTCTATCGCTCACGAAAAAGTTGATGTGCAAGATCTCGACTGCGACTTCCTAGCATTTAGCTCTCACAAAATGTTTGGACCAACAGGGGTTGGAGTTCTTTACGGAAAAGAAGAGGTATTAAATAAAATGCCTCCCTACCAAGGTGGTGGAGATATGATCGATATCGTTAGTTTTGAAAAAACGACTTACAATACTCTCCCTCATAAATTTGAAGCAGGTACTCCTCATATAGCAGGAGTTATTGCTCTAGATGCTGCCGTCAAGTATATTGAATCAATCGGACTAGAGCAGATAAAAGCATGGGAGCATAAACTGCTTAGCTATGCCACAGAAGAGGTTTCAAAAATAGAAGGACTTAAGATTATTGGAACAGCAAAGCATAAAGCATCAGTTGTGTCTTTTACAATTGATGGTGCTCATCCTCATGATATAGGAACTTTATTAGATAGACAGGGTATCGCTGTAAGAACGGGTCATCATTGCACTCAACCTCTGATGAAACGCTTTAATATACCTGCTACAACACGAGCTTCTTTTTCGATTTACAACACCATGTCTGAAGTAGATCAGCTAGTTGCTGGAATAATTAAAACGAAAGAATTTTTATAA
- the sufC gene encoding Fe-S cluster assembly ATPase SufC — protein MIEIKNLHAKVEDKEILKGINLTVKAGEIHAIMGPNGSGKSTLSKVIAGHPAFEVTSGSIDYNINGKVSDLLELEADTRAKNGIFLGFQYPIEIPGVTNFNFLHESFNEVSKSQGAPEMEEDAFREFLIPKLELLEMREEFLTRPVNTGFSGGEKKKNEILQMAVLNPRLALLDETDSGLDVDALKIVAKGVNALKSRYNAVVMVTHYQRLLDYIVPDYVHVLYEGKIIKSGTKELAMEIETKGYDWLIN, from the coding sequence ATGATTGAAATAAAAAATCTACATGCAAAAGTTGAAGACAAAGAAATTTTAAAAGGAATTAACTTAACAGTTAAGGCCGGAGAGATACACGCGATCATGGGTCCTAACGGGTCTGGAAAGAGTACTCTTTCTAAAGTTATCGCTGGTCACCCTGCATTTGAAGTAACAAGCGGCTCTATCGACTATAATATTAATGGAAAAGTATCTGACCTTTTAGAACTAGAGGCCGACACAAGAGCTAAGAATGGTATCTTTCTTGGTTTCCAATACCCTATTGAAATTCCAGGTGTAACAAACTTTAACTTCTTACATGAGTCATTTAATGAAGTAAGTAAATCTCAAGGTGCACCAGAAATGGAAGAAGACGCTTTTAGAGAGTTTTTAATTCCAAAGCTTGAACTACTCGAAATGCGTGAAGAATTTCTTACTCGTCCAGTAAACACTGGTTTCTCGGGTGGTGAAAAAAAGAAAAATGAGATTCTTCAAATGGCAGTTTTAAATCCTCGCCTAGCACTTCTAGATGAAACTGACTCTGGACTTGATGTTGATGCTCTTAAGATCGTTGCCAAGGGAGTTAATGCATTAAAGAGTAGATACAATGCAGTCGTTATGGTTACTCACTATCAAAGACTATTAGACTATATTGTTCCTGACTATGTGCATGTTCTTTATGAAGGAAAGATTATTAAATCTGGAACTAAAGAACTTGCAATGGAAATTGAGACTAAAGGTTACGACTGGCTAATTAATTAA